In Parasteatoda tepidariorum isolate YZ-2023 chromosome 2, CAS_Ptep_4.0, whole genome shotgun sequence, one DNA window encodes the following:
- the LOC107437212 gene encoding uncharacterized protein has protein sequence MMTRKIFHELQQSSVKFKGSTKMKKGEKVNKEAIDTNENIKSKKLSAVKKTPAKRCKSCPAKHSKSKNVGRVNKPKKLSKTVTKKEAVSKACTQKEDLQATVTLNQSRLETSLYSCASTSDISNDSAAQDLGNCISEDIIQLLTSEKPSQAYWQEIAEQRRIAHEIAERRRIAYEIAEQRRIAHEKTDGKRKKKMRWYEMFLDNEMPADEINLLLTENMQLKSALRAAEVLLKHKKEAFYI, from the exons ATGATGACTAGAAAGATTTTCCACGAATTGCAACAATCATCAGTGAAATTCAAAGGATcgactaaaatgaaaaaaggagaaaaa gtAAACAAGGAAGCCATTGATActaatgaaaacattaaaagtaaaaagttgaGCGCTGTAAAAAAGACTCCTGCTAAGCGCTGTAAAAGTTGTCCTGCTAAGCATTCCAAGAGTAAAAATGTTGGAAGGGTAAATAAACCTAAAAAACTGTCCAAGACAGTAACCAAGAAAGAAGCTGTATCTAAAGCTTGTACTCAGAAAGAAGATTTGCAAGCAACAGTTACACTCAATCAGTCTAGACTTGAAACTAGCCTTTATTCTTGTGCTAGCACTAGTGATATATCAAATGATTCGGCTGCTCAAGATTTGG GAAACTGCATTTCAGAGGACATTATTCAGCTCTTAACATCTG aaaaaccaaGTCAGGCATATTGGCAGGAAATAGCTGAACAAAGAAGAATCGCTCATGAAATAGCTGAACGAAGAAGAATCGCTTATGAAATAGCTGAACAAAGAAGAATCGCTCATGAGAAAACtgatggaaaaagaaaaaagaaaatgagatGGTATGAAATGTTCTTAGACAATGAGATG CCTGCCGATGAAATCAACTTACTGCTAACAGAGAACATGCAGCTTAAGAGTGCACTTAGAGCTGCAGAAGTATTGCTTAAACAT aaaaaagaagCCTTTTATATATAA